In the Oceanibaculum nanhaiense genome, one interval contains:
- a CDS encoding IS110 family RNA-guided transposase: MTFKQIGIDIGKNSFHVVGLGADGDIVLRKQFTRSRLLAFFGDRRSECLRVAFEACSGAHWLAHQLIAMGHDVKLLTPESVRPFAKAQKNDWNDALAIAEAAQRPGRHAVGIKSDEQLDMQALHRVRQRLVTARTSIINQLRGLLRERGLVIPSGRARFERYIQTELMEVGKVDLSAVSRALFETLIAEYTMIDARLSKIDDELEAFAKSNSVCRALLPIPGIGVIVATALYSAVANISDFRTGRDLAAFLGLVPRQRSTGGKTILLGISKRGNTHVRTLMIHGMRSAFYHRRKRESRMAEFMERLCARGMHTNKIVVASANKVARIVWAVLSRNEPFQPVAA; this comes from the coding sequence ATGACATTCAAGCAGATCGGCATCGATATCGGCAAAAACAGCTTCCACGTCGTCGGCCTGGGCGCCGATGGCGACATCGTCCTGCGAAAGCAATTTACCCGTTCACGGCTGCTGGCGTTTTTCGGCGATCGGCGCAGCGAGTGCCTGCGTGTAGCATTCGAGGCGTGTTCTGGCGCGCATTGGCTTGCCCACCAGCTCATCGCGATGGGACATGACGTCAAGCTGCTGACCCCGGAGAGCGTGCGGCCCTTCGCAAAAGCGCAAAAGAACGACTGGAACGATGCGCTGGCGATCGCCGAAGCCGCACAACGGCCGGGCCGCCATGCGGTCGGAATCAAATCCGATGAACAACTGGACATGCAGGCGCTCCATCGTGTGCGCCAACGGCTAGTGACGGCACGAACCTCGATCATCAATCAGCTCCGTGGCCTGTTGCGCGAACGCGGCCTGGTGATCCCCTCAGGGCGGGCGCGTTTCGAACGCTACATTCAGACGGAATTGATGGAGGTCGGAAAGGTCGATCTTTCTGCGGTCTCGCGGGCGCTCTTCGAAACGCTCATTGCCGAATACACGATGATCGACGCTCGCCTTTCCAAGATCGACGACGAACTGGAAGCCTTCGCCAAATCCAACTCTGTCTGCCGGGCCTTGCTTCCCATTCCGGGCATCGGCGTGATCGTGGCGACAGCCCTTTATAGCGCCGTCGCCAACATCTCTGACTTCCGGACAGGGCGAGATCTCGCCGCCTTTCTCGGACTTGTACCCAGACAGCGCTCGACCGGAGGCAAGACGATCCTGCTCGGGATATCGAAACGCGGAAACACCCATGTTCGAACGCTGATGATACACGGCATGCGGTCGGCATTTTACCATCGCAGAAAGCGGGAAAGTCGAATGGCGGAATTTATGGAACGGCTTTGCGCACGGGGCATGCACACCAACAAGATTGTCGTCGCGAGCGCCAACAAGGTTGCCCGGATCGTCTGGGCGGTCTTATCGAGGAACGAACCCTTTCAGCCGGTCGCGGCCTGA
- a CDS encoding IS630 family transposase — protein MSCDASLLRRRKYPPGRRRTIPQDEARLGQKNGRTRIWAKRGTRPRLPADQRYENAYLFGAICPRRGVGAALMLPHANIPAMQMHLDEISRTVARRAHAVVLMDRAGWHKTDRLKVPKNLTIILLPSRSPELNPVENIWQYLRQNWLSNSVFETYDAILDAGCDAWNRLLAKPQTIMSIGLRNWAHGGQ, from the coding sequence ATGTCATGTGATGCCTCCTTGTTGAGACGGCGAAAATATCCGCCGGGGAGGAGGCGAACCATCCCACAAGATGAAGCCCGGCTCGGACAGAAGAACGGCCGCACCCGGATCTGGGCCAAGAGGGGGACGCGCCCACGCCTCCCGGCCGACCAACGTTATGAGAACGCCTACCTGTTCGGCGCGATCTGCCCCAGGCGCGGCGTCGGCGCCGCGCTCATGCTGCCGCACGCCAACATTCCGGCCATGCAGATGCACCTCGACGAAATCAGCCGCACCGTGGCCCGGCGCGCCCATGCCGTCGTCCTGATGGACCGCGCCGGCTGGCACAAGACCGACAGGCTCAAGGTCCCGAAGAACCTCACCATCATCCTCCTCCCGTCACGGTCCCCCGAGCTGAACCCGGTCGAGAACATCTGGCAGTATCTACGCCAGAACTGGCTCTCCAACTCCGTCTTCGAGACCTACGACGCCATCCTCGACGCCGGATGCGACGCTTGGAACCGCCTCCTGGCAAAGCCCCAGACGATCATGTCCATTGGTCTCAGAAACTGGGCACATGGCGGTCAGTAA